From a region of the Stenotrophomonas sp. BIO128-Bstrain genome:
- the trmB gene encoding tRNA (guanosine(46)-N7)-methyltransferase TrmB: MTNPFDSAGAKAPPKPFTITEGRREVRSFVLRQGRFTPAQQRAFDDRWPRFGLDFTGEPRDLDATFGRDAHKVLEIGFGNGAALRFAAQQDPSRDYIGLEVHAPGVGRLLNALADDNADHVRLYHHDAVEVLEKEIADGALDEVRIYFPDPWHKKRHNKRRLIQPGFAELLVRKLRVGGRLHCATDWEDYAEQMWEVLDATAGLTNRAGPRGQVERPEWRPQTHFETRGQKLGHGVWDLLYDRT; the protein is encoded by the coding sequence ATGACCAATCCTTTCGACAGCGCCGGTGCCAAGGCACCGCCCAAGCCCTTCACCATCACCGAAGGCCGCCGCGAGGTCCGCAGTTTCGTGCTGCGCCAGGGCCGCTTCACCCCCGCCCAGCAGCGTGCGTTCGACGACCGCTGGCCGCGTTTCGGGCTGGACTTCACCGGTGAGCCGCGCGATCTGGATGCCACCTTCGGGCGCGATGCGCACAAGGTGCTGGAGATCGGTTTCGGCAACGGCGCGGCGCTGCGCTTCGCCGCCCAGCAGGACCCGAGCCGCGATTACATCGGCCTGGAGGTGCACGCGCCCGGCGTCGGCCGCCTGCTCAACGCGCTGGCCGACGACAACGCCGACCACGTGCGCCTGTACCACCACGATGCCGTGGAAGTACTGGAGAAGGAAATCGCCGATGGCGCGCTGGATGAAGTGCGCATCTATTTCCCGGACCCGTGGCACAAGAAGCGCCACAACAAGCGCCGCCTGATCCAGCCCGGCTTTGCCGAGCTGCTGGTACGCAAGCTGCGCGTCGGTGGCCGCCTGCACTGCGCCACCGACTGGGAAGACTATGCCGAGCAGATGTGGGAGGTGCTCGACGCCACCGCCGGGCTGACCAACCGGGCCGGTCCGCGTGGGCAGGTGGAGCGGCCGGAATGGCGCCCGCAGACCCATTTCGAAACCCGTGGCCAGAAGCTCGGCCATGGTGTGTGGGACCTGTTGTACGACCGCACCTGA
- a CDS encoding thiazole synthase, giving the protein MNAPVPTDSLVIAGKTYASRLLTGTGKFKDLEETRLATEAAGARIVTVAIRRTNIGQNPGEPNLLDVLPPDRYTILPNTAGCYTAEDAVRTCRLARELLDGHNLTKLEVLGDQKSLYPDVVQTLKAAEQLVKDGFEVMVYTSDDPILAKRLEEIGCAAVMPLAAPIGSGLGIQNKYNLLQIIEDAKVPIIVDAGVGTASDAAIAMELGCDGVLMNTAIAGARNPVLMASAMRKAVEAGREAFLAGRIPRKRYASASSPIDGLIG; this is encoded by the coding sequence ATGAACGCACCTGTCCCCACTGATTCGCTGGTGATCGCCGGCAAGACCTATGCTTCCCGCCTGCTCACCGGCACCGGCAAGTTCAAGGATCTGGAAGAAACCCGCCTGGCCACCGAGGCCGCGGGCGCCCGGATCGTCACCGTGGCGATCCGCCGCACCAACATCGGGCAAAACCCGGGCGAGCCGAACCTGCTCGACGTGCTGCCGCCGGACCGTTACACCATCCTGCCCAACACCGCCGGCTGCTACACCGCCGAGGACGCCGTGCGCACCTGCCGGCTGGCCCGCGAGCTGCTGGACGGCCACAACCTGACCAAGCTGGAAGTGCTGGGCGACCAGAAGAGCCTGTACCCGGATGTGGTGCAGACGCTCAAGGCGGCCGAGCAGCTGGTCAAGGATGGCTTCGAGGTGATGGTCTATACCTCCGATGATCCGATCCTGGCCAAGCGCCTGGAAGAGATCGGCTGCGCCGCGGTGATGCCGCTGGCCGCGCCGATCGGCTCGGGCCTGGGCATCCAGAACAAGTACAACCTGCTGCAGATCATCGAAGACGCCAAGGTGCCGATCATCGTCGATGCCGGCGTGGGCACGGCCTCCGATGCGGCGATCGCGATGGAGCTGGGCTGCGATGGCGTGCTGATGAACACCGCCATCGCCGGTGCACGCAACCCGGTGCTGATGGCCAGCGCGATGCGCAAGGCCGTGGAAGCGGGCCGCGAGGCTTTCCTGGCCGGCCGCATTCCGCGCAAGCGCTACGCCAGTGCGTCCTCGCCGATCGACGGGTTGATCGGCTGA
- the thiS gene encoding sulfur carrier protein ThiS produces MNIQLNGENRQLPHTATVHDLLLSEQLLERRVAVEVNGEIVTRSQHASHGLCDGDVVEIVHALGGG; encoded by the coding sequence ATGAACATCCAGCTCAACGGCGAAAACCGCCAGCTTCCGCACACCGCGACCGTCCATGACCTGCTGCTCAGCGAGCAGCTGCTCGAGCGCCGCGTGGCGGTCGAGGTCAACGGCGAGATCGTGACCCGCAGCCAGCACGCCAGCCATGGGCTGTGCGATGGCGACGTGGTGGAGATCGTGCATGCGCTGGGCGGCGGCTGA
- a CDS encoding autotransporter domain-containing esterase, whose product MLLSKRPIRSLMAVAIALAAAPAMAQSPYTKTVFIGDSLTDSGYFRPLLPAAVQAVTGKSTTNPGWTWAEHVANYYGTNAGAHGNGQNGDNYAIGGARVGVDTSQVLIPGTPAVPVYSLKTQTAQYLAANGGKADPKALYTVWGGANDLFAIQAGAPLVPTLTGAVTDQVGIVGTLKAAGAEYIVVPTIPDVGLTPGARAGGPAGMAAGTALAKAYNDALFGGLKAAGLQVIPVDTFHILQEIVANPGQYGFVNATSPACTTAASLTCNPTSYVTPNAANSYVFADGVHPTTATHEMLGQYTLSILEAPRNQQVLTHSAQTIGRSRADQVSWHVDGRPADGLSWWGNLRGDMQRYAHADLYDGMAPAGLFGVDWARDGMVVGGFAGYGRMDADFGNNKGDFTQSDTTLGLFAGWYGDRAWVNGQLSYSWLDYDVTRKLQLGPATRIHKGSPEGSNLTAALNAGYEFGTEGGFRHGPVAAVIWQKVKLDGYTESNPSASALGYGDQDTDSTVGRVGWQARFDGGNVKPYVQVTYDHEFEDTKQASAWLQSMPDVGMYKVPGLEFDKNYATAVLGARLNLWGLSSNIGMSTTTMQKRARDVSLFASFGGSF is encoded by the coding sequence ATGTTGCTCAGCAAACGCCCGATCCGTTCCCTCATGGCCGTGGCCATCGCCCTGGCGGCAGCGCCGGCCATGGCGCAGTCGCCGTATACCAAGACCGTCTTCATCGGCGACAGCCTGACCGACTCCGGCTACTTCCGCCCGCTGCTGCCGGCGGCGGTGCAGGCGGTGACCGGCAAGTCCACCACCAACCCCGGCTGGACCTGGGCCGAGCATGTCGCCAACTACTACGGCACCAATGCCGGTGCCCACGGCAACGGCCAGAACGGTGACAACTACGCCATCGGCGGCGCCCGTGTCGGCGTGGACACCAGCCAGGTGCTCATCCCGGGTACCCCGGCCGTGCCGGTGTACTCGCTCAAGACCCAGACCGCGCAGTACCTGGCGGCCAACGGCGGCAAGGCCGATCCGAAGGCGCTGTACACCGTGTGGGGCGGCGCCAACGACCTGTTCGCAATCCAGGCCGGCGCACCGCTGGTCCCGACCCTGACCGGTGCCGTCACCGACCAGGTCGGCATCGTCGGCACCCTGAAGGCGGCCGGCGCCGAGTACATCGTGGTGCCGACCATCCCCGACGTTGGCCTGACCCCGGGCGCCCGCGCCGGTGGCCCGGCGGGCATGGCGGCCGGCACCGCGCTGGCCAAGGCGTACAACGATGCCCTGTTCGGTGGCCTGAAGGCCGCCGGCCTGCAGGTGATCCCGGTCGATACCTTCCACATCCTGCAGGAAATCGTCGCCAACCCGGGCCAGTACGGCTTCGTCAACGCGACCAGCCCGGCCTGCACCACGGCCGCCTCGCTGACCTGCAACCCGACCAGCTACGTCACCCCGAACGCGGCCAACAGCTATGTGTTCGCCGACGGCGTGCACCCGACCACCGCCACCCACGAGATGCTGGGCCAGTACACCCTGTCGATCCTGGAGGCCCCGCGCAACCAGCAGGTCCTGACCCACTCGGCGCAGACCATCGGTCGCTCGCGCGCCGACCAGGTCAGCTGGCACGTCGATGGCCGTCCGGCCGACGGCCTGAGCTGGTGGGGCAACCTGCGCGGCGACATGCAGCGCTACGCCCACGCCGATCTGTACGACGGCATGGCCCCGGCCGGCCTGTTCGGCGTGGATTGGGCGCGTGACGGCATGGTGGTCGGCGGCTTCGCCGGCTATGGCCGCATGGACGCCGATTTCGGCAACAACAAGGGTGACTTCACCCAGTCCGACACCACGCTGGGCCTGTTCGCCGGCTGGTACGGCGACCGCGCCTGGGTCAACGGCCAGCTCAGCTACAGCTGGCTGGATTACGACGTGACCCGCAAGCTGCAGCTCGGCCCGGCCACGCGCATCCACAAGGGCTCGCCGGAAGGCAGCAACCTGACCGCTGCGTTGAACGCCGGCTACGAGTTCGGTACCGAGGGCGGCTTCCGCCACGGTCCGGTCGCCGCCGTGATCTGGCAGAAGGTCAAGCTGGACGGCTACACCGAGTCCAACCCGAGCGCCTCGGCGCTGGGCTATGGCGACCAGGACACGGATTCCACCGTCGGCCGCGTCGGCTGGCAGGCCCGCTTCGACGGCGGCAACGTCAAGCCGTATGTGCAGGTCACCTACGACCATGAGTTCGAGGACACCAAGCAGGCCAGCGCCTGGCTGCAGTCCATGCCGGACGTGGGCATGTACAAGGTGCCGGGCCTGGAGTTCGACAAGAACTACGCCACCGCCGTGCTGGGTGCGCGCCTGAACCTGTGGGGCCTGAGCAGCAACATCGGCATGAGCACCACCACGATGCAGAAGCGTGCACGTGACGTGTCGCTGTTCGCCAGCTTCGGCGGCAGCTTCTGA